Proteins from one Telopea speciosissima isolate NSW1024214 ecotype Mountain lineage chromosome 1, Tspe_v1, whole genome shotgun sequence genomic window:
- the LOC122653107 gene encoding uncharacterized protein LOC122653107, with amino-acid sequence MVVGGVAEEQYGKAKTSVWWDIENCAVPKYCDPNAIAQKINSALIDMNYSGPVTISAYGDTHGIPVNVQHALSSTGIALNHVPAGVKDASDKKILVDMLFWAVDNPTPANFLLISGDRDFSNALHQLRMRRYNILLAKPPNASAPLAAAAKHVWHWTSLAGGPQLSNGESLEHASSNGLTNSENLRRPTANPGCINHSVDPISESSTSGSKKFFTATRIGDNKHKGLHIRKIQIRKNQRQPNISRTSSVSDGLPQGQTSGSHQSCRPAAAAVTQQQQS; translated from the exons ATGGTGGTCGGAGGAGTAGCAGAGGAGCAGTATGGAAAGGCGAAAACGTCGGTTTGGTGGGACATAGAGAATTGCGCGGTTCCGAAATACTGCGACCCAAATGCGATCGCACAGAAAATAAACTCTGCATTGATCGACATGAACTACTCCGGTCCCGTCACCATCTCAGCTTACGGCGATACTCATGGTATCCCTGTCAACGTCCAACATGCTCTCTCCAGCACCGGAATCGCTCTCAATCACGTCCCCGCCG GTGTTAAAGATGCTAGTGACAAGAAGATTCTTGTGGATATGCTGTTTTGGGCAGTGGATAATCCTACTCCAGCAAATTTTCTGCTGATTTCCGGTGATCGTGACTTCTCCAATGCACTCCATCAGTTGCGTATGAGGAGATATAATATTCTTCTTGCAAAACCACCAAATGCATCTGCCCCGCTTGCTGCTGCAGCAAAACATGTCTGGCATTGGACAAGTCTGGCTGGAGGGCCTCAGCTTTCAAATGGTGAATCATTGGAGCATGCTAGCAGTAATGGTTTAACCAACTCTGAGAATTTGCGAAGACCAACAGCTAACCCTGGATGTATAAACCACTCTGTTGATCCTATTTCTGAAAGCTCAACATCTGGAAGTAAAAAATTCTTCACCGCTACAAGGATTGGTGATAATAAACATAAAGGGTTACATATTCGGAAGATACAAATTCGCAAAAATCAAAGACAACCCAACATATCAAGAACTTCAAGTGTGTCGGATGGGCTTCCACAGGGTCAAACCAGCGGTAGCCACCAAAGCTGCCGCCCAGCAGCCGCTGCAGTCACT CAACAACAGCAGTCGTAG
- the LOC122658343 gene encoding CO(2)-response secreted protease-like → MASVPKLFFLCFSCLLILHGSIASNSSFLGPQSYVIYMGSSSNSNGEITDSKAAESAHFQLLSTIIPSKERERLSLIHSYHHAFKGFSAMLTEEEASALSGHDQIISIFRDPILQLHTTRSWDFLDAESGVRSNNYRQYPQGSEDIIIGVIDTGIWPESPSFKDDGIGEIPSRWRGVCMEGSDFKKSDCNRKLIGARYYNIQDFTDGPKSGHTKTHSGKSTGSPRDTVGHGTHTASTAAGSRVANASYYGLAQGTARGGYPSSRISMYKACSLNGCSGATILKAIDDSIKDGVDIISISIGMSSIFQSDILNDPISIGAFHANQKGVMVICSGGNDGPDPYTVVNTAPWIFTIAASNIDRQFQSTILLGNGDSFQGFGINFSNLTRSTTYPLAFGGDVAAPSTPMSEASNCYPGSLDSKKVAGKIIVCIDTNPILSRKLKKLVVEAAQGKGLILIDEEEKGVAFDSGVFPFSQVGDMDGHQILKYINYTKNPMTTILPTVDVKKIRPAPVVAYFSSRGPGELTENIIKPDVTAPGVGILAAMIPNSDIGAAPVGKEPSNFALKSGTSMACPHVAGAAAFLKSLHHTWTPSIIKSALMTTATTSNNMRKPMTNSTNGFASPHEMGAGEISPIMALSPGLVYETTQTDYLNFLCYNGYKEKIIRSMSGTSNFSCPNNSNEDLISNINYPSISLSKLERHLGVRTIVRTVTNVGPIINASYIANVHSPSGLVVKVSPQRLDFTRSSTKASFKVSFYAKGDAIKGYRFGYLTWSNGVHLVRTIFAVNIV, encoded by the exons atggcttCTGTACCCAAactcttctttctctgtttctcatGTTTGCTTATTCTCCATGGTAGTATAGCTTcaaattcttcttttttggggcCTCAATCATATGTTATCTATATGGGTAGTTCTTCAAACAGTAATGGAGAAATAACAGATTCAAAAGCAGCAGAATCAGCTCACTTTCAATTATTATCTACCATTATCCCCag taaagagagagaaagattgtCTTTGATTCATAGCTACCATCATGCTTTCAAGGGGTTCTCTGCCATGCTTACAGAGGAAGAAGCTTCTGCATTATCTG GTCATGATCAGATCATATCGATATTCCGGGATCCGATTCTTCAACTCCACACAACACGATCATGGGATTTCTTAGATGCCGAGTCCGGCGTCCGATCTAACAACTACCGTCAATACCCTCAGGGATCTGAAGACATCATAATTGGAGTTATAGATACAG GGATCTGGCCTGAATCGCCGAGTTTTAAGGATGATGGAATCGGAGAAATCCCTTCGAGGTGGAGAGGAGTTTGCATGGAAGGATCTGACTTCAAGAAATCTGATTGTAACAG GAAGTTGATAGGCGCTAGATACTACAACATTCAAGATTTCACAGATGGGCCTAAATCCGGCCATACCAAAACCCATTCTGGAAAATCCACTGGTTCTCCAAGGGATACAGTGGGCCATGGTACTCACACAGCATCAACTGCAGCTGGTTCTAGGGTTGCCAATGCCAGTTACTACGGATTAGCACAAGGGACAGCTAGAGGAGGGTACCCTTCAAGTAGGATTTCAATGTATAAGGCATGTTCCCTCAATGGCTGTTCTGGAGCTACAATTTTAAAAGCTATTGATGATTCTATCAAAGATGGAGTTGATATTATCTCAATCTCTATTGGAATGAGTTCAATTTTCCAATCAGATATCCTAAATGACCCAATATCTATTGGTGCATTTCATGCCAATCAAAAGGGTGTTATGGTAATTTGCTCTGGAGGAAATGATGGACCTGATCCATATACTGTTGTTAATACTGCTCCTTGGATCTTCACAATTGCTGCTTCAAATATAGATAGACAATTCCAATCTACTATTCTCTTAGGGAATGGAGATTCTTTTCAA GGATTTGGAATAAACTTCTCTAATCTCACAAGATCAACGACATACCCACTTGCATTTGGAGGAGATGTAGCTGCTCCTTCAACTCCAATGTCTGAAGCAAG CAACTGCTACCCAGGGTCATTGGATTCCAAAAAAGTTGCAGGAAAAATAATAGTGTGCATCGATACCAATCCAATATTGTcgagaaaattaaagaaattgGTGGTAGAAGCTGCACAAGGAAAAGGTTTGATATTgatagatgaagaagagaaaggggtgGCTTTTGATTCAggtgtttttccattctctCAAGTTGGAGATATGGATGGACATCAGATACTGAAATACATAAATTACACCAA GAACCCAATGACTACTATTCTTCCTACAGTGGATGTGAAGAAGATTAGACCTGCACCTGTTGTTGCATATTTTTCATCCAGGGGTCCTGGGGAACTCACCGAAAACATTATCAag CCAGATGTAACAGCGCCTGGAGTTGGGATATTAGCAGCAATGATCCCAAATAGTGATATAGGGGCTGCCCCGGTCGGAAAGGAACCatctaattttgccctaaaatcAGGGACATCCATGGCATGCCCTCATGTTGCTGGTGCTGCTGCCTTTCTTAAATCACTTCACCACACTTGGACTCCTTCCATCATCAAGTCTGCTTTAATGACTACAG CAACTACTTCCAACAACATGAGGAAGCCAATGACAAACAGCACAAATGGGTTTGCTAGTCCACATGAGATGGGGGCAGGAGAAATAAGCCCAATAATGGCTCTTAGCCCAGGCCTAGTATATGAAACTACTCAAACTGATTATCTTAACTTTCTTTGCTATAATGGATACAAAGAGAAAATTATAAGATCAATGTCTGGTACCAGCAATTTCAGTTGCCCAAATAACTCAAATGAGGATCTCATCTCCAATATCAATTATCCATCAATCTCTCTCAGCAAGCTTGAAAGGCATCTTGGTGTCCGAACTATTGTTAGGACTGTAACCAATGTGGGACCAATAATTAATGCCTCATACATTGCTAATGTTCATTCTCCATCTGGATTGGTGGTCAAGGTATCACCACAGAGGCTTGATTTCACAAGGAGTTCAACAAAAGCTTCATTCAAGGTCTCCTTTTATGCCAAGGGTGATGCCATAAAAGGTTATAGATTTGGTTATTTGACATGGTCTAATGGTGTTCACCTTGTTCGTACAATTTTTGCAGTAAATATTGTATAG